CAGTGATTATCTGACCCATTCAAGCTTGTGCAAGCATCTGACTTAAAACTTAAATCTCCTGGCTGTGAAAGCTAATGTTAGTTTGGTTAAGCTTATTTTCTGAGAAGAAatgtgaacaaaaaaaaacaaaaaacaaaacaagctaAACTTGACAACGGTTGTGCATTTAACAGTTTATTGAAAAGATAAGCAGAAAGTAGATTCCGTTGATCTGAACTGAGTAAATACAAGCTGTATTACATTAACCTCCACCCGCAATTACACTAAAGAAAGCACTGCcccaatgcattttaaaatcaatacaACAGGATCAAATATTTCTTACCACAGGTGACCAGTGCAGTGGTTAGAACCACGTCAGTCCCAGGATCACACACTGAGCTGAAAACGCAGCCCATAACTCTGCAGCTACTTCACTGGCACCTTCAACCATTCCTACTTAACAATGTACTGCAGAAAATGAGCCAAAGAGACTGAAGCAGAGCGAGAACGTGCTTTAACCGGTAAAATGATTTACAGGTATGAGATTCCCATTAGAGGGTGCTAATTGTTTCCACACCATTAGTGACAGTTATCTAATGAAGGATATTTAACCAGACGCTGTAGTATATCACAGTTCCTCTCCATTTAGAAGAGGGAGGCAGTGGACCTCAGTCTATGCCCTTTCCACctgcaaacccccccccccacacatacACCCCGCCTCAGAGCAGACAGATCACTGCTGCAGGAGAGCACATGTAAAGCAaactttctttaaaataaaaaaaaataaaacattaatttgaagctaagaaaaaaaaaaaaaaatgttttaaatgggGTCTTGTGGAGTTCAGTCCTTTCCACACAGGCGTCTTAAAAACCTTACAGTAATGTACAAACGCAACAATATAAACAAGCTTCTTTGCAGAAGGACGAACGAGTCAGCAATAAGTTCTTTTTATACACATGGGACATATATACATGCTGGGACAACGCAATCATTTAAAAGTTAAGGCTTTGTTTCACCTGAAACTTcgtttttctccatttttagCTTCTAACCAGTCGCTCTTAACCTCGAGTATCAAAAGTAGTGGATAACAAACACAGGTAAACAACTAAACAGAAGTTTGAAGCTAGATAGAGTACCTTGCGATGTCAGTTATAGATTAAAAACAATTAATCAAGAACAAGCTTCGTGTGGTGAAGCGCTTTGAAAACTATTTGCAACGTTTCAAAACTGTGAGAACTTCAGTCGGGTCCAggttctgcagcagctgcagctgcttcaCGTTTCACttcctgctctcttcttccaTCTCCTTTTTCAAACTGCAAAGAGAAAGGAAGTTGTATTAAACTATTCTCATGTAACGTGGTGCAGTTGCagtcaaggagttgctgaatccaggcagtggtATCTTTGTGCATTGGTTCATTGCTATCATGATGTTTTCAActgtgcaaattaaaaaaaaaagttagaggataaaaatgtcttttttttttttctttggtttatcacaatttttCTGAAACTGGAAATGTATGCCGTGAGGGATTAcctatccattgagaccaagattatgcatattctccttataattgtggagatattgttggtTTCATTTGGCAAAATTCACCTCCAGAACAGGTTAAGGAGCCTTCGGATGCACTGAAGCTCACAAATATTGTAAAATCTTCCAAAGACATGCTCACCTTCTCAGGTAGGCGTGGACGTTATCGAAGCCGTGGTATTTGGCCAGGTAGATCAGACATCCTGTGGCACAGCGACCCTCTCGCGCCCGACAGAAGCTGCAGTTGCAGATCCCTCTGCACGGCGGGCACTGCCACTCCTGCGGGAATTAAACCAGTCACACTCGGCACACGTGTCGTAAACTCCGACCACGTTTATTAAAATACCACTTTAGTACTTACAGGATTCAGCAGAGCATCTCTGACCTCCTCTCCGTAGCGGTTACGAAGACAGGGGCCGCAGAACTGCCCCCTCACCCCCAAGCACTCTGGATTACGGCAGTTGGTTTTGGTGTCGGTCGTCTTCTGCCGGCACTGGTGACAAGTGGATCCCTGAAAACGCAGACTATCTTCAGTTCCGGCGATTCATAAACGACTTGTATTCAAATATGATTTCACCGGAGGAGTGGATGCAGAACACACCGTGGAGGTGTTGTAGACCTTCTCCCGAACATTGTTGCAGATCCTCTGCAGCTCCGCCTCCGTGACGTCGTCCACGGGTCGCACGACGTGAGGGATCGCCTTGGTGCCGTTGAGAGAACGGCGTCGGGGCTGTGTGCGACATCTCCGATGAAAACACCATTCATGCTTATACATCAGTATTAACCGGGACTCTTGATTTGACTTACAGGTTCCTCGTATTCCTCGTAGTACAGGCTTTTCCGGACCAGGCTGTATTTATCCTCAGGTTCTTCTTCGGGGGTCGGGCTTGGAGGTCCGTCCGTCAGCGAGCGGGACCGTGTGTGAGGTCGAGACACCCGCGATGGGTTTCTCCTGATAGCTGCGGGGGTTCCCACCGACCGCCGAGGCGCCTGTCGACCCTAAAGATGCGTAAATGACTATTTAATAAAACAGCTAAAAGCATTAGGTGGTGCAATAACTCTTATTTAGTCTAGTATAGTACCATATTTGATAGCATTGTCATCCGTCTTCCCGGAAAGAACCCAGGTACTTTGTTTAGTTCTGCCATGAGCTTTGCAagctaaaacaaaaacataagttagtaaaacatgaaaacatacgCAGTTCCCACCTCGGTCCGGACCATAGAATCATGTTAGAAACTTAAATGAAATGGtactgtaaatatccgtctgttatctttttatatactagtatttcttattatttatctttcttcttcttattattattattattattattattattattattgtataccagtttactgttcatagtgtgttattattattactgtgttattatttttctattgatgcctcttgtttttacactatcccctttgctgctgtaaactgctaATTTCCCCTccgtgggactattaaaggtttatcttatcttatcttatcttaccaTTTCTTTATTCTCCTTGATATTCAGGGCCCTCTTGTCCATAAAGTTTTCCTCCTCCGAGTCAGGCTCCTGGACTTCAGGCTGTGGCAGCGGCTCGGACACAGGCCTCTTCCTGTCCATCTTCTTTTTGGGGAAGGTCAAAGCAACCTTCAGGACGTTGGGCCTGCGGCCGCGTCTCGGAGGTTCGCTATCCACTTTCTAAGAAAGTAAACAAAGTTAAACTACAGCAAACATTTATTTCAGCTGAGATAGTTTGAAATCTGTTGCATCCGTGTTAGGCTACTTACAATGGCTTTCATCCGACGGCTGATGACGTTCTCCACAAACCCGCTGCATGAGTCCTCCTCTGACGATGCATCGGACATCCTCTTCCTCTGTCTTAAGatgctcttctaaaaaaaaaaaaaacaggcgcACGAGTCAGCTGCAATCACCACCAACTGTTTGTCAGATAACAGCTATGGTCAAATCTGACAGTTCACCATTACCGTGTTGGCGAAGCCTCCATCTGAACCAAAGCTGTCACAGCTGTCATCTGAGCAAGAGGAGGAGGACGTCTCCATGGGAACCAGAGGGACACTGCGGAAGCTCCTCAAACTCATCCTGGTGGATGGAGGCTGGGCTGCCAGTTTCTAAAGGAAACAAATTTAGACCAGATAGCCATGTTCTGAAAGGGTTTTGTGCTGAGATACTGAGATTGTTGACCTTTGAGTTAAAACTGTTAATTTAAACCGTAAAAGCCCAGCCTACTTAGTTAACCCCGCCCATCATGGACCGCATGACCAAAGTTAATACAAAGAAAAAACTTGATCAATTGATAGATTTGCAGTTTAAACATGATTTACAAACTATAAGAACTATAACATCACAAATGCATACTacgccttattttttggcattttaaACCGGCTGGATTTACTGTTTAACTATTGGAGAAAATGGTAAGACATTGATTATACTCTAACTTTCATCACAACTAATACAAATCATCTTTAACTCCAGTTTAATAACTAATATGGATATGCAAAAGCAGTTTCTCTTACCTTGGAGCGTGTAAGAGGCATTTTCCCTGACAAATCGGTCCACAGAGCGACACAGACGAGCCGggctgcagcgctgcagagAATACACTGAACCTGCAGCTGCACGCTGCCTGGACCCGTTCATTTCCCGCGCCACCGGAAAGTCCTGGCAGCGCTATAAGAATATTCCCCCAACACTTTCGTAACCTTAGAGAAATTAATGACATAATACACCAAAAATATTCATATTGAATTACAACTCCTTACAAAGACATTTACACTCTTTCTGGGCTTTATTAGAATCACAAAAGCCCCACTAAGAAGCCATATTGTTATGTATCTTTCATGTCCTGCACCGTGGCGCGAACGTCTGATTGGTCTATTTGCATACTACGCGGGTAAAATCTTGACTCCTTTCCAACTTCCTATCTGCAGGATACTAGGTAAGGGTAATGTCAGGACACAAACTAAGAACCATTTTCAAACTTATATGAATAACTCACTCTTCAGATGGGTTTTAGTCTGTATAAAAATGCAAGAAGGGGCGGtttattgaaagcagagctaaagataaaatgtaaacattccccttaataaaattgaataaatatagCTATAAATACACATAAGGGAAAGCCCCTCTTTAACAACTTTTAAAAACCAGATAAAAATGTGGCTCAGAGGTCAACAAATGTGTACACACACCTAATGTGTGCTTGGGCCTCCTCCTACCTACTAACATTTGTTTATCATTCTcattttactaattgtacttgtctttgtttctgttttctttttcttattgcatttttaccttttctgCTTTTAACACCTTACCTGCCTATattggactacagatggaaactagcctagtgctacaatctggcacatttacatatgtattatgttcatcaatgtgcattgtcctgagaaataaataaagtaaagtaaaataaatagagcTATATAAACCTATATGAAGCATGTCTGTGCCAGCAGGAAGTGAACAGGATCTCCGTACCAAATAGTGAAACATATATCTTGGGTACTAGGGTACTATGTCAAATATAGTTTTGCATTTCTGGATCAATAGATTTTAAAAATTTCTGTCCAAATAGAGAAGAGATGGAAAATCTTTTTATATTTCATCTTGGTGATAGACAGCATGATATTTTTGAAGCATCTATAGCAGTTCATGCCCAATGTAAGAAAGAACAAGGTAACTTATAGCATGGTCTGTATTTATACtaataatattaacaataaataCATTATGAGCATAAAGTCTTTTTCATaaacatctttaaaaaatgtaccttcatgtttcaggtacaaacaAAACAGATATGATTGTGATTCTCTTCCAAATCAATTTATAAATCTATTTCAGTGCATGTTTGGGTAAAAGAAACTGTCAGCTCATGTGTGGCCCACGTCAAGTTCGTCCGCCAGCGCCACGCCCTCCTCTGCCCCCTCGTCGCGCTCGACCTCTCGCTTGTTTATTGTCCTGACGTGGTAATCTCTTCTGTCGCTCCACTTTGATCCACCCACCATCACTGGCttttcctccttctttttcctCACTGTGGCTTTCTGTCACAGGCAATATACCCGGTATCATCGCTGGGCGGTTCTGTAATGTGACACTGTAACTGTTGGATCGCGGCCTCCCTGGCTGCCGTGAGCTTTTGCTGGATCTATTATAATTATGACCTCCTCTATTATTAGTGGATGCGTGCCCCATGCGCTGGCCCCCCCCCACGGCTAATGTGTTTCCAAAGTAACCGTCTCTGCGGTGGTCGTGCAGCGCCCCGGCACTGCGTGGGCGCTCCCGCTCCGAGGTGCTTTCTGACGTAGTGCTGGACGGACTGCTGCCCTTTGACCCCAGACTGAGCGGGAAGAGTTTGGCCGAGAGGCTTGCAGTTGGCGAGGAGCTTCGAGAATCGTGGAGGCGGCCTGGAGAACGCCGCAACGCTGCCGCGTAAGAAGACTCCTGGCTTTCATGTGCGGCGAGGAATTGAGGCAGAGTGCGGGCGTCGGAGCTCATCAGAGGCGCCGTCTTCTGCTGGGACTTCTGGGTCGTCATCTGTCTCTGCCGTACGTTGTGCATCCACGCCGGGTCAATATCTAAGAACAGATAATATTCATTGCATCATAATTCCTTTAAGGCGATAACACAAATCTTTAAAAGCAAAATAACgatggtatttaaaaaaaaaaataataataattactagAGTTTTTTATGTCTGTCTGGTTCCAGTCTGGGTTTGCTGATGCAGTTTCGATGACCAGTTCCACTGTCTTGATCTCATATTGTCCACCACTTTCCCTCCACACCACAGGGAAGCTGTGTTTAGTTGACTTTGGTGACTTGACATCATTCTGAATCATCAAGTGAAAATTAAAGGACAGTTAAGTTATATTTAATAATAAAACCTATAATTGTCACTTGCATCAAATGACCCACCTCGTAAGTGACGGTGTAGTCCACTTTCTGGTTCTGCTGCAATCCAGtgatccatttatccatcacaAAAGGTGGCTGCCACATAACAACATTAGAACATCAATAATTAGTCTCTGACAACTAAAATTCAGTTATCTTGGAGGTGAGATGAAGCGACACTGAAAGATGAAGAGGGTGGAAGACCTTGGTCATACGCGGGGTGTCCACATCCTTTCTGTTGGCACTAAAGACGACATCTTTGATATAAGTTATGGCAATGTCATCTCCATCAAGCTCCAAGTACATCTTCCATTTGCAGTCCTGCGAAGAAGCGAGGTCATTTTAAGATGATGCAGGTCGGCTCCACTCACAAACAACCAGAATGCAGGAAAAAGTTTCCAGTTGCAGCTCTCTGTGCAGTTTAATCGCGTTCATAAACCAACAGCACAACCTACAGGTGGTTGAACGGCACTGGCAGGCGAAAGCTTGCAAGGCTTTAAATAGTGACTgagaacacaaaataaaactaaaatgcaatgggaaaaaaaaatgcaaatgagaaaattaaattgcatgccttgaaaaaagaaaaacttgttCTTTATTGTAAATAAAGCAAAAACACTGCAATGAGAATGACACATCCCATAGAATTTCAATAAAGAGGAACAAAAATCAAGGGTTAAAAACAGaggattttgttttatttgcaaactGAAAACATTCAAATCCATGAGTTGGTGTCACTGCACAGAGCTGATTCAGTGTGGAGAGGGTAGCATCTTTCTCAGCCTCTTGAACCGACACAGAGAGTAAATATCCCACAAACCCCCAGCTCCCCTCGTCTGCATACTGAGTGCTGACGATGCAGTAATGATTCCTCCGATCCCTAAGAGCTGGCCGCTGAAAACGACAGGTCACTGCTCAGCTACGCCGGGGTTCATGGCACGGGCCAGTCCATTGTGTAGAGATCAGAGAGAGAGACATCAGAGGAGTGGCGCTAACACTCTCGTCTGTGGAGCCTCTGACCTCTCCTTCATAGTCCCCGGGGGCTGGAAAGGGCTCAAAGCGGAAGCTTGAGCGAGCCTCTGGCTCAGAAAGCCACCAGTGGCCCGGCGCTGGCCCGGTGTCAGCCCTGGACGGTC
This DNA window, taken from Cololabis saira isolate AMF1-May2022 chromosome 6, fColSai1.1, whole genome shotgun sequence, encodes the following:
- the cdca7a gene encoding cell division cycle-associated protein 7a, producing MPLTRSKKLAAQPPSTRMSLRSFRSVPLVPMETSSSSCSDDSCDSFGSDGGFANTKSILRQRKRMSDASSEEDSCSGFVENVISRRMKAIKVDSEPPRRGRRPNVLKVALTFPKKKMDRKRPVSEPLPQPEVQEPDSEEENFMDKRALNIKENKEMLAKLMAELNKVPGFFPGRRMTMLSNMGRQAPRRSVGTPAAIRRNPSRVSRPHTRSRSLTDGPPSPTPEEEPEDKYSLVRKSLYYEEYEEPPRRRSLNGTKAIPHVVRPVDDVTEAELQRICNNVREKVYNTSTGSTCHQCRQKTTDTKTNCRNPECLGVRGQFCGPCLRNRYGEEVRDALLNPEWQCPPCRGICNCSFCRAREGRCATGCLIYLAKYHGFDNVHAYLRSLKKEMEEESRK